The following nucleotide sequence is from Drosophila takahashii strain IR98-3 E-12201 chromosome 3L, DtakHiC1v2, whole genome shotgun sequence.
TAAGAGAGTGGAGAATTGAAACTTTGTGCGTTGTTTCGTTGTTGGTTGTTGTCGTtgcccatcatcatcatcatcatcatcatcatcatggctcgttgttgttggttcGTTGTCTTTTGTTGTTATGCGAATGACATTTCCATGTAGTACAAAAGTTTCTCGACTGCTTctcgtttttattattattatttgttgtcTCTGCCTGCCTTCACAAAAGTGtgggaaaatgtatttatttttatgattgtttaatgttttattttccacgTATTTCCACAACATAAAAAAACTTGCTCGTTTCGCGTTTGTgtggtgtttttattttaaatgttttaattagtTCTGAATCGAACCCATCATCACCGCATCTGCCTTATCGACTGCACTTCACACAGAGAGCTATTCCCATTCGAATTAAtcaaatcatcatcatcatcgcccgAACGCCACTTTCGATCCCTTTGATCTCCgggccaaaaacatatttcaattAACGGGCCATGACCGTGGCAAAGGCCAAAAGCGATACCAAAACGAAAAGTCCACTACCAATTCCAGATATCCAAGATGCCAGACTCAAGAGATCCAAGATCCAAGATCCAAGTCCAAGGCAAAGGTGGAGGAGAAGGTGGGAGAAGCTGCAGATGAAGATGAAGGTGATCGAGAAGGCCGGCGTCTGGGTCGCTGGGTGTGGTCATGTGTGGGTCTCTCGTTTTTTATCCCAGTGCATGTGTGGGGGCATCAATCAAAGCCGCAGTTAATGCACTGcaagaaaattgtttaatttaattaggaGTCGTTTcaggaaattttaataatgtttaaaaactttagcagcgttttaatatatttatcacAATGTTTTCAATAACAAAACCCGAAATTGGGGATCAACAAGATTAATTTGTAGAATCCATTTtatctaaataatattttagagtTAATATTCTGTTATTTTCGattcttgatttttaataGATGCTGACTGAATCTATAcacaatttttgtattttaatttaaagatctTTTGTTCTACAATGGTaacacaatatttaaaaactactCCAGTATAccttaaatcttaaatatattttgtatcaaaaataataacacaaTACTCCTTAATCCACAGAATGAGTAGAAAAATTCCTTAGTATTTTATTGTTTCTCTTACACATTTTTTGACATCtaagataaatattttcttttttattttgttaatattggTATTGCCTAAATAAAATTCTGCTgagtaattaataaattaaatctagTAATGAGGCCTTAATTAGCTAGTTTGCGTAAgatttcgatttaaattgGATTTTCTTCTGATCccatttactgtatttttaaaagtaagttttcaatctaatattttcttaaatatatatatttttattcaccGTGTAATAACCTCTAGTAAACAAGTGAGTGATGCCCTGGTCGAAAGGGGCAGACAGATCGGCTCGACTCCAAGTTACCCAGTGAGTGATAAATCAAAGCGCTGCCCCCTCGGTCTCAGTCTGAGTTCTCTTCCAAAAGGAGGGTCTCCCTCTCCATATGGGGGCGCCATTCGTGTGGTCTTTATAAGCCACAACACCCAAGCTCCTCTACTCCAATCCAAGTGGATTTTCGATTCTGTTGCttgattttcaatttcatACGCACCGTTGGATGcattttggtttggtttgggtgGTGGAGGAAAAATCATCGCTGCACTGAGCGGCAATTTATTGATTAACGCGTTTGGTTTTTAGCCCCTCCTCTTCTCTGCGGGCAATTTTCATCACTTTTTCGAGCGCcgtaattaaaatgtattttcttaaatcattttCCCGGGGGATTCTTGTGCCTGACTGGGTGGTCGCAGCCCAGTTTTCCCCAGTTTATTCAGAAGCAGCTGTCGTCACCAAGCCAGGGCAATAACTCAGGGTCCATCATCAATTTTACAGAGGAAAAAACCCCTCTGTCCCATTCAAAAAAGTGTTAAAGCgcgaaaagcagcagcagaaacggCAACTAAAGTTGGGCAATTTGTTTCGCTTTGTCTGCCGTGGAAAGGGAAAAACAATGCCAGGTGAACTGAAAAAAGAGGTAAGAGGGGGGTATGTACTTTTCGACActcatttgcaattttttgttaatttttctttttgcagCCTTTGTCAGCCGACTGGCGATGGCTGCCTGCTGATAAGAACTTGCCGCAACTCCGACGCAACAATgcaataattacaatttatatttgcaGATAGAAATCGCACATTAAGCAACCGGCGGAGCAAAAGCCAGAATGTAACTGCAACTGTTAACCCATGAAGCCCATAAAGAAaggctcaaaataaaaaaagtattataatgaaaaaaaagctGTCAACGTGTGCGTTTTAACGCTTCGTCGATTTGGCCAGTGGGCAAACTAAAGGTCGCTGTTAACGTTAATGTCCACGTTAAAAGCCAAAGCAGCTGCTTCCAGTCTGCTGCTTCCAgctgcttttgctttctgcTCGCTGCTTTCTGCTTTGTGCTCATGCTTTTGCTGCCGTTTTGGCCACAATTGTCGGCTGCTGCAGGGGTCATTGCCGAAATTTCAATCAACTCGGGTGGCCggcaaaaaaaggagaaacgGGCcaaagacacattttaaatgccccaaaaaaaagaaggggatcgggggaaaaaatattaaaaagggtaaaagaaaaaaaaaaaacaacttttgTATGCTCTGCAATTGTTTTATAAGTTAGAAAGCACTTCAAAACATTTATTGAGGGGTTGAGACATTTGAATAAAacctagaaaataaataaataattttccgcaaatttaaaaaataattaagttttaaaaatataccttAAATATATTCAGTCAagtttagatttaattttgtttacatttaacattttcagaataatattaaaattaaaataaaataactaaaaatattttgtatattgtttgttttcaattttctaTCTATAAATTTCCAAGGTCTAGAATTTGAGGTTTAAGAACgataagatattttaaatatatttcataatatAATCTTTATACCCCATTTAACCTTCGAAGAGTATCGCCCAAAAGTGACCCAAAAACAGCAGACGGTCGAGCCAGTCAATTTGGTGGTCCACTTTGCATATGCCAAAACTAAAGATGAACTGATCCCGATCCTGATGCCCCCGATGAGGTGGCCAGTGGCGTATCCAGTTACACGTTTGACACCTGGCCTCACCTGACTGGGTCTGCCCCTGATCCTTTCTCTCCTCTTCATCTGACGCAACTCAAACGGCTGGCGACTGCCGAAAAAGATCAGAGAGTGATCCACTTGGGCGTCCTTTGATCCTGGGGTCTTTAGGTCTTGCGTCTTGAGCTGGCCACGCGTGCGCCAGATCGAATTACCAAACAATGCCATCGGAGGGGGGAGAAGGGGTTCCTTTTGGGGGCCAAGGACCTCCTGCCAGGATATGAAGGAACAGCAGTTTGTTGGTCTCACTGGGTGGTCCACTCGGATGCTGCTGTCATCATCGCCAGACGTCGCTTTCGATGGCAATGAAACCCAAAGGGTTAAGactgcactgaaaaaaaaatttagagaATTTGGTTCGCCTAAGAAAtcgataaaacatttttgggaaaatggtatttaaatgttttttattcattttattaaaacccgaatttaaataggaaacattattttaaacgTATCATTTGAGGACTTTTTATTAgacattaattaattaaaaatagtatttaaggatgtattataaaaagattCCCAATTTAAAGcctattgattttttaaagtgtttaaatGCAATTCGTTATAAGTCTAAATAATCTCGAGTATTGGAATTGACTTTAATAAAATGATCCCAAAAATAGGGCTTGAatatattttcctaaaaaaaatctttttatattCTTCGGATAAACTCAGACTGTTTTCCATCCTGTTAGCCTTTGAATCACTCTCGTTGCCTTCcccttttttcccagtgcacctTTCACCTTTGACAATCGGCAGCTACCTCGTTCGTGAAGCGCCGGGCAGTAAATCATCTCCGCCGGCAAGGACACTTCAATTAGGCCAGAGCGCCGCCTCAGCAGCTCCTTTGTCCCGCTTTTTCTGTTAGCTGTTTGCTGTTGGCTGCTCTTCCATTTCCACCGCGTTCCAATCGCAATTAGCAATTAGCACAACATTAGCGCGGCTGACCTTTGACCTCGCTGCCACTCCCGCTGCGCCCCGCTGTCCATTGCTGTCCATTTTCCATTGTCCTTGTACGCGAGTGTCGCTGTGTCCTCTCAGGAGTCCTCCTGTGAATActcccatcccatcccatacCATCGTTTCCATCCAAGGAGTGTCCTCTGTTTGGCCCTGTGTTTTGTCACGCATTCATTCGCCAAATGGCCGGCAATAATTTGCGGTTGTCCCATTGTGTCCTTCGTCCTTAGTCCTTTATACTTTCCCAGCTAACAGCGAACAGGCGCCGCCGCATATTTACATAATTGCCCATGTCTCAGTGTCTCACGCCATAGCGCTATAAACACGGCCGGGAAGATATAGCCCTCGGTTCCAGGATAGTCGGCATGATTTGTGTGCCTTTGGGCACTCTCTCAAAATCGcttaaatatgaatttcaaaaagTGGCAAAAAACACACACCATTAAAAGAAGAACCATcgaaatgaaaacaatgacaagtaacagaaaatatatttaagaaaatctaaagATTGGCTTCATattcaacaaattttttttaaagccgctggttgggaattatagcgataAACTTCGAAAAGCTAATCAAatgtaatatattataaatattcaaaagaagaaataaattcatttaagAGGTACACAACTTTAGAGACCTAGTATTTTACTTAAATTCAACCTTAACAATCTACAAATTAGCATAACGAATTTTCTAAGTATTATAATAAGAACCTTATCCCATGACAATGCAGTCGTTATAATGGATCTGAAGAGCAATGTCTTCATACTCTGTAgtgttgtttttattctttgcCTAGCCAAAATGACTTTGCACTCGCACTATCCAAGTATCGAAAGTCTTGCAAAAATAGATCAAGAATATTATGTGAACAGTCCGTCGTGTAAAATGCCAGAAATGGATCCATTTTCCGCTGACATcatgaaacattttaaacgaaaaaagttgaaagagTGCAGCAACGATAAAGCTTTGGTATACAGTGTGTTCGATCCGGAACTAAGACAATATAGGATGCATATTGATGAGAGCTCCTTTGAAGGGCTCACAAAAAATTTGGGAAACTCTACACTCAAGTGTCAATATCAGGTGATTGGTCGGAATACAAAGCAGTCATATCCGGATAAGGATTTTAGGtgggttttaaaataatgtttataaataatatttataatatttatttacagtcTTTCGGATTTTCGTCCCTTAACCCAATCTTTTTTGGTACCAAAGCACATCGACTTTATAAGCACCCAATGTCATGCTGCAAATGGCAGGAAAGAATTGAAACTTCTTCAAGAAGATGCTTTTCTGTTTGTTCAGGATCGACTGACACTTAAAAGAAACTATACAGAACCTCGTCCTGATAAAGAAACCAAACCAAATGTAATAATCCTAGGAATTGATTCCACATCTCGTATAAATCTAAGACGTTCTATGCCGAAACTCCACGAATTCCTACAAAGACCTGGATGGTTCGAAATGCAAGGTTTCAATAAGGTGGGTGAGAATACCATACCCAATCTTTTGGCCTATCTCACTGGAAATGCCGAGGAGAAAGCCATGCAAATGAGTAAATTCAGTCGAGGAGGTTTTGTCGACAAACTAAAGTTCATTTGGCAGAGATTCAAGAAGTACGGTTATCTAACAGCTTTCGGTGAAGATTGTAGTAAGATCAATACCTTCAACTACCATAAGCCGGGATTTAAGAAGCAGCCAGTGGATTATTATCTAAGAAATTTCATACTGGCCTtggaaaatattctaaaagtTCGAAGGGAGTATGGAAATGCTTTCTGTCTTGGCCGCAAGTTGGCCTTCAAATATGTTTTCGACTTTGCCCGCCAGTTTATGCAACGCTTCCAGAATTCAGCACCCCTTTTCGGAATCTTTTGGAGCAACAGCTTCACCCACGAGGATTTCCTGGGAGCCACCGCTTTGGATAAGATCTTCTGGGAATACCTTTTAGCCTACGATGAATTGGGATTTTTCAATCAATCGATAGTTTTTGTACTGAGTGATCATGGTTATCGATATGGAGTTACCCGAATGGGCGCCAAATCGGGTTATCTGGAAGAACGTCTGCCAATAATGTTTGTATATGTGCCACCCTGGTTTAGGCGGAGATATCCCCAGTATGTGGAAAACCTAAAGATCAACCAGAATCGCCTGTCCTCGGGATTCGATCTTTACATGACTTTGCATCACTTGCTTCAACTTAACCTCACTTCCATGTCGAAATTCAATCCAAAATTTCGGTCCTCACAGTGCAAAGGCTGCCAATCGCTGTTTTTCGAACTTCCTCATAACCGGAAATGCTCTCAGGCGGGAATTCGTAAAAAATGGTGCTCCTGTCAACCCACCGAAACGGTAACTAATCAAAAACACATGAAGAAAGTGGGTCAGGCGGTGGTGCTTCATATGAATCAACATCTGGAGCATCGGAATCTTACCAATATCTGCGAAAGTTATACCCTGAAAAAGGTAATTGTTATGGATCGCCAGGTGCCATTGACGGATGAATCCGTCGAAGATGATCTAGTGCACACCTACATCATCACATTCGACACCAGACCCACTTCGGCGCATTTCGAGGCCACTGTACAGTGGAACACGCAAAAGGAAACCCTGACTATGAACGTGGACGAAGTGAGTCGACTGGAGTCCTACAAAAAACACAGTAAATGCACAAATGATCCAGTAATCAAGAAGTATTGTATTTGTattccattttaataaaaaaaaaaagttccttGGCaacgagaaaaaataaaactaggaaatgtggtattcaaaaagtatgcaacgtatttatacccgttactcgtagagtaaaagggtatactagattcgtgcaaaagtatgtaacaggtagaaggaagcgtttccgaccctataaactatatatattcttgatcaggatcactagccgagtcgatctagccatgtccgtctgtccgtctgtccgtctgtccgtctgtctgtccgtctgtccgtctgtccgtctgtccgtctgtctgtctgtatgaacgctgagatctcggaaactataaaagctagaagattgacattttgcatgcagattctaggagttcctacgcagcgcaagtttgcttcaaaagggtgccacgccccctctaacgcccacaatcgctaatatacgattttaaaaatttcaatatttcggaaaagtaaaaatgcagttttatggtgtttatcaatacctatcgaaatgtagaagaaattttttaaatcggaccattcgttaaaaagttacggcggatttatctctatctccttcgcacttcctttagctgagtaacgggtatctgatagtcggggcacccgactatagcgttctctcttgttttttctaaataggaataggaaaaatgaattttaaaataaataattatttaaaaagatatttaagaCGTAAAATttcgtaatttaatttagtaaCTTATTCAGAATCAcattttggaaataaatttgtaaagattttaaaaatttttataaaatcttaataaataaaacttttcttcAAAGAGCATATCTCTTTTTCCAAACATAATTGAAATAACCTCTACAAATAAGAATCCGTGCGTCGTACAATACTTTTCAGAGCACTCAAAAGATTTGTGGTCCAGTTTAGCCAATTTATGATGAACTTTTGCAGTTGCATTCATGAATTCATAGATAAACGCGACGAGAGTGGGTCACAATTAGTTGGACCCCCGGCTTAAATCAGCGGAATCCGCTTTTCTCTGGTTCGCTGATTGCCCGTTTCCGGATGTGTCATTGCGTGATGATGATTCCACGGAGGAGTCTCCACCGCTGATCGCAGCAATTGCCCTTCCCTTTTGATTGCCATCAATTGCGCAAAACAGTCGGCATGAATTGGGATTTGGACAATGAGTGGCTGCATATTACCGTATAGTGTATAGTACCGGGCAGTGATAAGCACAACCGAGTGGACAACAAGTGGACACAAGTGTGTCAGTGATGGATTACATTCATCCGCCGAATAAGTGGCGCCAAAATGCGTGTGAGGATGAGTCAACCCGGAGATTATGTCATGTTCACACGCACATTAAGGTCAACAAGTCTTTTAATCAGACTGTTTTTCTGtgattttttgaaagtaattgggagtttaaattaaaaaaactgaatattcggaatatta
It contains:
- the LOC108055132 gene encoding uncharacterized protein, which produces MDLKSNVFILCSVVFILCLAKMTLHSHYPSIESLAKIDQEYYVNSPSCKMPEMDPFSADIMKHFKRKKLKECSNDKALVYSVFDPELRQYRMHIDESSFEGLTKNLGNSTLKCQYQVIGRNTKQSYPDKDFSLSDFRPLTQSFLVPKHIDFISTQCHAANGRKELKLLQEDAFLFVQDRLTLKRNYTEPRPDKETKPNVIILGIDSTSRINLRRSMPKLHEFLQRPGWFEMQGFNKVGENTIPNLLAYLTGNAEEKAMQMSKFSRGGFVDKLKFIWQRFKKYGYLTAFGEDCSKINTFNYHKPGFKKQPVDYYLRNFILALENILKVRREYGNAFCLGRKLAFKYVFDFARQFMQRFQNSAPLFGIFWSNSFTHEDFLGATALDKIFWEYLLAYDELGFFNQSIVFVLSDHGYRYGVTRMGAKSGYLEERLPIMFVYVPPWFRRRYPQYVENLKINQNRLSSGFDLYMTLHHLLQLNLTSMSKFNPKFRSSQCKGCQSLFFELPHNRKCSQAGIRKKWCSCQPTETVTNQKHMKKVGQAVVLHMNQHLEHRNLTNICESYTLKKVIVMDRQVPLTDESVEDDLVHTYIITFDTRPTSAHFEATVQWNTQKETLTMNVDEVSRLESYKKHSKCTNDPVIKKYCICIPF